A window from Candidatus Caldatribacterium sp. encodes these proteins:
- a CDS encoding Neelaredoxin, whose amino-acid sequence MAFPDLFQSADWKQEKHVPAIEGPETVAKGEVALFQVTVGKEIPHPNTTEHHIRWIALYFTPEGEKFPYELGRVEFTAHGESVA is encoded by the coding sequence CCTTTTCCAGTCGGCGGATTGGAAGCAGGAAAAGCATGTTCCCGCCATTGAAGGACCGGAGACGGTGGCAAAAGGAGAGGTGGCTCTATTTCAGGTTACGGTTGGAAAGGAGATTCCCCATCCGAATACCACCGAGCACCACATCCGCTGGATCGCCCTCTACTTTACCCCTGAGGGAGAGAAGTTCCCCTATGAGCTTGGGAGGGTGGAGTTTACGGCTCATGGGGAGAGTGTGGCTG